ACACATggcatacagacacacacaaaaacacacacagcctcagacAAACATGTTGATAGACCCCCAAGCAAACACAGtgaagagcaggagaggaatTTGTTGGGTGTACCATATGTGTcacactcctccacctctctctctccctccatagCTTCCTCCACAGTCCCCAGTGCAGCTATTCTGGCCACTACTACTGCAAAAATCACAATAACTCCTTCAACTACTCTCAAGAACACTCATTCTACTAGTTCTGCTGGAAGCACAACAAGTACATCTACTACTACAGCTAGTGAGGACACACTTTCCACAACAGCTACAATTACACCTATGACTACCAGTCCCATCACGTCCACTATAACAACCGTTATTATTCCAACATATAGCACTGCCAGAAGCACTACAACTGCTCTTACCTCTACGACTACTACCACAACTCCTATTCTTACATCTACTACTCCCACTACCACGACAACTTCAACTAGTCCTACTACTTTTACCACTACTACTACCGCTACTAGTACTACAATCTCATTCAAAGCTGTTCCCACAACTCCTATTCccactagtactactactactgctacaacTACTAAAACTACTACTCCTACTACTAGTACTAGAATTACCATCTCAGCCAAAACTTCTCCAACCACTACAACAGCTACACCGAGTACACCTTCTACCACTACCTCAACAATGACACCAACAAGTACTACAGCATCATCCAGAGAGAGGCCAAGCGCTGGCCAAGTTGATCCTAGAGGGAGGCCTGTTTCTGGGGCTCCAAGCCAGAGTCGACGCCCCACCGACTGGAAGAACCCTGGAGCTAATTCTATTCCTgattcacacagcagcaggccaCAGTTGCCCCCCTCTCCTTCGCTCCCCGCCGCTCCTGGGGTGAGTTCAAATCGATTTATTTTGTGGATACTTTTACCCCAAATGGGTCTTAAAGCAAGCACATACATTAAGACAAGAGTAAGAGCCAAGCTAGGAccacaatttgttttttatttgttgatttaattGCTAATTTATTTAAACCTTCCCTATTATTCTGCTCATtgctttcagtcatttattcTATTAGTCATTTCTTTAAGTGCACTCTTAAATGTAGTTTGCAGTTCATATATATGaagttattttactttgttgtcAGATAAGTGGAACTTAAATTAGCATTTCTTTTCTAAGTGAGTACTGGCCTTGAAAataacaccacacacatacccacacacacacacacacacacacacacacacacacacacacacactacactggACTTTGCAAGCCCTTGGGCAAAAGCTTAGCAGAAATGCACAATAGATCTGAAAATAGTATAATCTTTATCCACATGACCTTCTATTAAACCTAAGGGATGTTTATGACAATTCTTCAATTTCATGGATTTTCCAGAGCTCTGCCAGATCtaaagaagagatgaaaaacataTGTTCCATAATCAACaacattgtgtgttttgagagCCTAATCCCAGGGGATTTAAAATAATCAATTGCTAATTAATTTCCAGTTTAGTTGGCAAGCCTCAGCAGACCAAACCTCTGGGTCCACCACCAATGATTCTAATGATTCTAAATCTGGGATCACAGTAATGCTACATTGAATGTATGATCCTATCCAAATACAAATAATTGAAAACTTTATACGAAAAGTTTTACTGAAGAGTTTACATAGTAATGTCAGTACATCTGACAGGTAGGTAACTTTTTTGAATAAAGCTTTTGGTAGTGACGTATAATGGTCTTTATCCTCACCTCCACAACTAAGTTTTGATTTGGTTTGGTAAGGggttgttttttcccccttgaaAAGTGGTATTCAGAAAGCACTTGAATGATCTGTTCATTATTGTGGTGATAATgtagattttgtatttttgctatGGGACAATTCTCATTATTTATCCATTACAGCTGTGCTGCACTGGAGTTGTTGTTCACTTGCAAGTCAACCAATCATATGCTATGTAGTTGAAAAATTAAAACTCCAAGACCAACACGATGCTCCAACTTTGCAAGCTGAAGAACTTAAATTAGTGGAGCCATGCTCTCAGATATTTTATAGTTATAACTATTTAGTTTTTCAGTCATTAATTCTAGTATTCATTACTTTATTTGCCACTACAGTCTGCTCTCTAAATCTTTTTCATAGGCCCCAGTTGTGAGATCCAGACCAAGGATTGCAGACCCACACATCAGGACAGTGTCATTCCCAGCAGAGAGCACTGGCAGGCTGGCTTGTGAAGCTCAAGGAGAGCCAAAGCCCTCCATCACATGGACCAAGGTTGCCACAGGTACACATGGTGCAGCAGATATGCACACATTTACTtcatcatacacacatatgcacacattcgaaacaaaacacttaaatgCATGAATGTATAAATCAGGTTCAGTTTTATCTTCAGTTTATATTCATGTTAAGTATCCACCTGGAGGCCCGTCAAATCTAGATCACGGACTGATGTAAAAGCTCAGCAAAGTTTTTCATATTACTCAGTAAACCTGCTCCAGGCTTCAGGCCTATATTTTTAATAATGCAGGATAACATAGAAATGCTTATTTTTCATCCAGAAGTCAATTATATGCGTGAATATACCTGTCATTTTAGGCTACAGAATAAATAGAGgtttgtatttacattctgaAGTCACAGATTTGAAAGGAAATCAATCTCAGCTTTATTTGTGTAACTATACCTGAatgaatatgaacacattttacactGGTGAAATCACCCATTAACACCCAGCATTACGCTCTGGCATGCACACAATAGGCTTTTCTCTCACTTGCCATGTGGGAGAGACATATTGCAAGAAAGTAATGGAACATTTTGTGCACTGCATCACAGACTTTACTTCACGCTGTGCCACTCGGCATGTCGCTGatcctcctttcctctgtctcttactCACTCTCTAACTTTCTTTCCCAATTTGCCTCTGTTTTCCCCACtgctctctcttgctgtctgtctgtctgactgtctctctctctctctctctctcttaggaGCGGTGATGTCAATCCACTCCAGGGCTCAGCGTTTTGAGGTCTTGCCAAATGGCACCCTTGTTATCCAGAATGTTCAGCTGCAGGATAGGGGCACATACATCTGCAGTGCACACAGCTTTCTGGGTCGTGACAGGTGAAACTACTGATACCAGTTATGAATATTAATGCACTGTATACCATTCAGTTACTATGACCATGGGACacagtattttcagtattaatTGCATAGGCCTAAGGCAAACTATAATTTGATTACAGTATTGTGTATGTTGTGCTGCTATTTTATCCACTTCATTTGTGAAACAAAGCCAGCTTTTCAGGTGAAATCACAGTCACAGATCTACTTGACTTAACATTTAACAAGCAGCCTAAAGTCATATGGAGGTCTCTCTATATGAAATTTGTATATGAAATGTGTGACCCAATATGTGTGAGTAACTTGAACATAATGTTTCTGGAGCTCATGTTCAGGATTCCTGTTTGAGTTGTGTATGTATGCCTTTGGGTGTTTCCTAAATGTGTCACATGACATTTatggtttgttttcattttaaaagtatatttgtgtttctatattgagtatgtgtgtgctttactGTTCCATGATAGATTGCTAACCACCCTGGAAGTTTGGACCCGACCCCCTCGGATGCAGCTTGCCAGCTACAGAGAATCTACCATTCATCAGGGTGGGGAGGTGCACTTGGAGTGTCAAGCGGATGGCGTTCCCACCCCTCTGCTCTCTTGGGTTCTTCCTGATCGTACTGTCCTGACCTCCATTGCCCCCTCCACCAGTCGCATCACCTTGGACACGAATGGAACCCTCCATATCTCAGTAACTTCACCCAGTGACAGAGGTGTGTATCGCTGCGTGGCCTCCAACTCAGCAGGTGCTGCCAGTGCCTCTGTGCGTGTACACGTGTCCTCGTTGCCCCCAGTGATACAGCAACCCAGAGACGAACACCTGCTCTTGTATCCAGGGAGGCTGGTTTATGCTCACTGCTCTGCCCGAGGTGCCCCACCACCAACTCTGCGCTGGCGAATCCCAGATGGTACTCTAGTTCGCCCATCCCAGTTTCTCCATGGCAACCTTTTTGTCTTGCCCAATGGGACACTGCATGTTATAAGAGTTGGGCCTAAGGACTCAGGGATTTACGAGTGCACAGCAAGTAATGCTGTCGGAACCGATAAGAGAACAGTGAGGATAGAAATTGAAGGgggagcagaaggagaaagaagacaaGGAGGAGCAAGAAATGAAGGGGCAAAAGCAGTTTCTACTGAGAAaccatcttcttcatcttcactaCATAAAGACAGAACTTTGTCCATCCCCAGCCACCCCTCAAATCCATTCAACCCCCCTAGACTCTCCCCTCCATCGCTCCTTGATAGATCCAGGACCTTGCCACTCCCCCCCAGCACTTCTCACTCATCTTCTTACCCTCACCAACCCAATTCCGCTAACCCACCTcctaaaatcaataaaacagtcacttcctctcccacacacttgaccaacatcaacaaaacaaaaccctcctctctctcgccACCCTTCCAGGTGCCTACTAATAACACCAAAGTCTCACCTGGCATTGTAAACAACACAAGAGTTacttcttcttccccctctgaCAAAAGCAGAGCCTCAGCTGTTTTGCAACCCTTGCCCGTTTCCCCCTTCAGTAAAGCCCGTATTGTCTCTACATCACCCTCCATCACTACTGTCCACTATGGGTGGATTTTGCAGCTCCACTGCTCTGTAACTGGCAACCCATCACCCATCATCATTTGGAGGACCCCCAACAGGAAACTGGTGGACATGAACTTCAGGTACAGGGGATGTGGGttgtataattatattatattattattaattctgTTAGTATTGTGTCTCATTCTATACATCTAtctttttgtgatttgtgtgtttgtttgtctacaTTTGAATTTCAGTTTTGACCGGCGCCTGAAGGTGCATCCCAATGGCACCCTATCAGTGCAGGCAGTAACAGAGAAGGACGCTGGAGACTACCTGTGTATTGCACGCAACAAGGTTGCAGATGATTATCGCCTCCTGCGTGTCTCTGTGGCAACCAAGCCTGCCAAGATCGAGCCCAAACAGCCACTCAATCAGATGGTGTTGTTTGGCAAGCCACTGAAGGTGAGCTACTTGAAAAGAACCAAATCATATTTCATCTCTGCCACTGCCTAGCTCCTAATAATGACGTTCATTCAATAAGCAAATATCAGCAATTATTGGGTTAATTTAGTATGATAATTATGATGCCAGATGATCTTTTCACTCAATCCATACATCTGATGTGCAGGcacttttaattaaacaattagAGCTATTtgtgaatacatttatattacataattacattcaaacaacaacaatttgttTTTAGTGTAAATCATATACAGTGCAACACCCACACACTACTGTCTCTCTGTTGGAAACTAGCACTAAACCTAAAATTTAGAACAGTCCATGGAGTTTTTAgactcaaaaagaaaagaaagacctGTCAGGTCATAGCCTGTTATGAATCATCAGCAGTGGCCTTCAGGGGATAGTACTTCacacatgaatatttaacaacacaatgaaaaataatgtcaaGCGGGGTGAAATGCAAGAAAGAGGACACACTATTATTGTGAGAATGTGTTGCACttcatttttaatgtcatttaaacATTAACAAGCTTTAATCTAGTATGTTTTGAATACATCTAAATCTGTGTTTCCttagcagtgttttttttactgagtttaaatacagctttaaaaaacctaagtatacagtacagtatgtatcaCTCCTCCTTACAAAGTGATGCTGTTGTTATTGCCCAACAGATTTTGAGctttcatcaaaataaaagccacaaaaatgttaaatgatagCAGTAACGATCCTGTTCCCTGCAGGTGGACTGCCAGGCATCAGGACTGCCTGACCCAGCTGTCCGTTGGAGTCTACCAGATGGAACCATGGTGAACAGTGTGTTGCagggagaagacagaggagggcGAGCACGGAGGCTAACTGTGTTTGACAATGGGACGTTACTGGTTCCAGCAGTGGGTATGGGACAAGAGGGAGAGTATACGTGTTATGCTGAGAATCAAGGAGGTCAAGACACCATGAAGGTAAGAAAAGCATTTTCTCCTGGAGAATACTTAaagttattcatttattttattaatttaggTTTTCATGTATAGcttcaataaaaatgtttttgtattacGCTATAATTTACTCATGCTTTCATTTACTTATTCACAATACAcataaaataagtaaaactacaaattaATTCAGTCATTAGTTAAGTCCTTCATTCAAATTCAATCCTTTCAGGTCAAAGTAAAGGTCATGATGACATCTCCACCAACCTTCACTGATGACAGAAGCTACCACGTCATCAAAGTACGTCAGGGGACAAACACCAAAATTCGCTGCCTGGCCACAGGAGATCCTGCCCCGACAGTGACATGGTTTTCCCCAACACGGCGTGTCATCCCACAAAGTTTGGGATCTGGTTTTTATCTTGAGCGGGTTGTGGTGGTTTCGGATGGAACTCTGGAGGTGCGTCTGGCTCAAAAGATTGACACGGGAAACTATACATGCCGAGCAAGCAACTCAGCCGGGGAGAGGAGCATGGTGGTGGGCCTGGAGGTGGAGGCTACTAACCATGGACTGAATGGCCAGGTGGGAGGAAGAGCTTGGAGTGCTAGCAATGGACCTGGCAGTGGTCATACCAGTAGATCAAGGgacaacaacaataaagcaGGGATAAGCCAGTATGGATTTACCAATGGAGTCACAAGCAAGCCTGGTAGCAATAACAGCAGTAATAATggttataatgataataatggtGGGATAAGAAACATTGTACCAAACACTGGTGTTAGCATAGCAACCAGTGGCTTTAATCCTGCCCTTAGGAGTGATAGTCGAAATGGATTCAACAGGCCTGTCAGTGGAATTACAACACAACATGGTAGCAGTGTAATCAGTGTCGGGGTGAGCGGGGCTCAGAATATAGGCATTAAAGCAGATAACATTGGAATAAATAGAAATGGGCCTGGCATTATGAGTAGTAGTAATAAAGTGGGTAACAGTCAAAGCACAGTTAGAGAAAGTGTAGAGAGGAATCCTGGgactaataataatgaagtcATTGTAGGAAAGGTTATTAATGACGCTAACACCACTAGAGACAGTGGCAGTGGAAGTGCTATTTCTAGAAATGTTGGAGGTTTTAGTAGCAGTGTGTCTAATAATGGAGTTGGTGCTGGCTCACTCGGTAGGAGTAGCAGTGGAGTGACCAACGATAACAGCAGGATTAGTGTTGGTTTAAGTAGCACTGGTATAGCTGTTAGTAATAAAGGTATTAAAAGTTCTACTAACACAGTGGGTGTGGTAACGACAGTGAAGCAGCGAGCGGTGAAAGGCCAAACTGTTCTTTTGCCATGCCCCTCTCAAGgctcccctcctcctcgtctgGCCTGGCTTCTGCCTGGTAACGGTGTGTTGCCAGCTCCTTACTACGGCAGCCGACTCACTGTGCACCGAAATGGCTCCTTGGAGCTGCGAGGCGTGCGAGCGAGTGATGGCGGGACCTTGGTATGTGTGGTCAGAggcgagagaggagagacgaggaTACAGGTGAAGCTTGAAGTCTTTGAGCCACAGGAGGAGACCAGATCTCCACACAGGGGACCGGCTGTGGAAAGAACTGTGCAGGAAAGTGCTGGTTTAATTGAGGCGCCTCGCTCAGGAGCCTCATTGAATTCAGCTCAATCATTAAGCTCAAGGCCAGTGGTGCCTGAGACGCTTCATCCAAGAATCCCAGTTACTCAAAAGCCTCTACACAGAGGCCCGTATTTACCTGCTGCACCTCGTCCAGTCGGCCCTCCACCCCCCCCTGTCCCAGAGCCAGCAGTGAGCACCAGAACAGCTCCCTTGGTGAGCATCATTAATGGAGAGACCCTTCGCCTACCTTGCCCGGCCTCTCAAACCCATGGATACACCCAGGGCTCTCTCTCATGGACCATGCCCAGTGGTAAGGTATTGTCCCGGGGTGAGAGTGGTGACCCAGGCCGATACCTAGTCCAAGAGGATGGAACACTAACAGTGCAACAGGCCTCCGTGTTCGACCGCGGCACCTACACCTGCAGATCCACCAGTCAGTCCTCAGTTTCAGTCATCACGGTTCCCGTCATCGTCATCGCCTACCCCCCGCGCATCACAACAGGCCCCTCCCCTGTGACCTACACGCGCCCCGGGGTTGCTGTGGAGCTGCCGTGCCTGACCATAGCAACACCCCGGGCGACGGTTACCTGGGAAACACCAGACCTTACACAGCTGAGAGTGATGGGTCAGGCTCGTATCTATGGCAACCGCTACCTTAGTCCTCAGGGTTCCTTGGTGATACAGAACCCGACAAGTAGGGATACAGGATTTTACAGATGCATGGCGAAAAATGTTATAGGAGTGGACACCAAGGCAACCTACCTGCATGTTATATAATTgggtaaataaaatacacacacacacacacacacacacacacacacatacacaaacatgcaacagaaagacagagagactcCACCAGTCTGTGTTGTGTACTGGTGAATGAACTCTGCTGTTGACACTACGTGTCCCACATGCCCAAAGGAACTGCAAGGCTCCGCGCAGGAGATACTGTTAAATCTCAGAAAAGACACTACTAATATACAGATATATGTctcatgtgtgtatttttactgtgtgacTTTGTTTTCAATACTGCAATGTTTTATATCAGGACACAGTGTCATGCATTTTTCTCTGCATTAACAGGTAATTTGTGTTTAAGGAGGGTTGTTTTTATGTGATGACTGAGGAAGTCTAATAAAATGCACAGCATATTTAAGATTGCTGCACAAATGTAACTGCCCACATTTTTACCCGTGTACTGTTTCAGGgggaaagaaatgaaactaACTGAAGTATGTTTTTGCAACGTTGGTTTTGTTTCCCTGCCTTGTGTTAAAGTCTGGGCAATATGGACAAAAATGTATGTCTCACTCCAAAAACATAATTCACCTTGAAGGAAGGATTATATATTATTCTTCCATCTTCATTATTCTTCATCCACTAACACTGAACTACAGTTTCACTTACAGTATTTTACTGACTGGAATTTTGAATATTGTAGACACAAGACAGCATCTCACAAAGAGgctgtctgatgatgatgatgatgatgatagagGGCTTCAGCATCATGATCCACCCAAACACCAGCTTCTTCAGgactttttaaactcttttacTCTTCTCGTGACTTATTTGTGGATTTCAAACCGTGACAAATATTTTTCTACCACCATCGACTGTATCTCTGAATCTCACAGTATTACTGAGGCACAATGAGATACAGTACAAAGCATTCATATGAACACAATAGCCAATTCTTTGAAGAGTGACCTTCGTGATTATGTTGATATTAACGATTGTATAAATGTGTGGTTCAAGAGCCTGCCCTAAGCTTGTGCACAAAGCCAGCAGCTCACAATTATCATGTTTAGTGTCCtctttgatgttttcattttgtccttaAATTATTTGTCTTGTGAAGACTCTGTTGTAAGACGCCAGTGTTTTGTCAAAAAGGgagaaatgattaaatattattatgtatGCTTGATGTCTCACTAGTCACGATGAATGCTTGCTATATTTTCAACAGcttcattttataaataaaaatggaaaaggacTGACAGTGTTTACTCAACCGCTGTCAACCGCTGAAGCACAGTTTTGTTCAGATGGTATATGGTATATGGTACAGATACAGAGTGTGtccttgtgtgagtgtgtatagagtcagagtgagaaaagaaaacacctgGTGGGAgtacaagagagagaggaaggaaactTTGCCTTGGGTATATTATGAGGACAGAAACTCTTTATCCCCAGCTCAGCTGTCAAACCAGGAAATGGGGTCTTAACTGTAGATGAGACACATGTTGATGACATCATATTGCTCTCCCtgggaaatgtaataaaactcaCAGCAGCCTGCAGAGTAACTCCACGCACCACCCTGTGCTCACACCTGCCAAGTGCTGTGTGGATTCTGTATCCACTAATTACTAATACATTAAATTATACTTATATGTATGAGCAGTGTACTGTCATGGTGCGCTATTTTGGCCATTAGTGTGAAAGAATATTATGTCAGCTACAGTAAATGATACAATGGATGTCAAGCAAAATAGAGCTGTGGAACTGTCTATTCCAAAGCATCAGAAATAGCTGGTGGAAATGCTGTACCAAGGATTTATTAcctaatgttttttgttttctgagttgACAGCAGAGCCGTCACACCATGAAAA
This window of the Enoplosus armatus isolate fEnoArm2 chromosome 11, fEnoArm2.hap1, whole genome shotgun sequence genome carries:
- the LOC139292362 gene encoding matrix-remodeling-associated protein 5-like codes for the protein MYQSVCVPLALLTLLVLTLGVPTGQACPRSCNCYQANEVHCTFRSLLTIPPGLPAHTRRINLGFNSISRIHDSSLAGLKKVELLMLHSNDLHHLPDAVFRDMKSLQILKLSYNKLREISSSLTFSGLTSLLRLYLDHNLLQHIHPRALLQLPSLRLLRLQGNRLHQLHPHTLCTLSLLNTYYFSALRHLDLSNNSLTTLPRETLATAPLLETLVLQANPWSCDCRMNWVLTWSLAHPGLMKCPSGPQCPICASPNSLQGQGLLEQTDLSCTSPVIPSPGRDTPSETELSEIQSSESFREPLGSTSLGLSDQQGNSVDLSCNITHSSESQDIAPPDLSLSSSSPLSLALSLSLECPVERQSYEKLWRILAYYSETAVRLEREIMLSKSPALAYRYRQAAETDGYYHTGVEASVKARPQWLLQPAVSIQLNRAQSNGHKVQLIYSTRVSAHPDPASPFSTSSPASHPWVLISTNHTNTALAAVAGSKAELSCPLLSSGNPKVEWILPDGSKFISPSSSLDGRLWASTSGLLLHKVQHSDAGIYYCIARAGRDVDVLPLRLVVEESSVPASGEQVGPRVTGNVGEPVSLFCEASGSPAPHMSWVLPDGNIIRWGLAVSGGLTIQSNGSLTLPNPSQRDAGHYRCIVVNQYGSDSLSMQLELNARYPPRLRTSFPRGPQSAAGRSTKIRAPLLRQVEEGSGDEEEEEEERSLIGKRKHPRPLQPPPNRRYPIGNPRRRGPMREGPLRRGGGPVSSTDQRRNRFGNRHRVTTNKQRMDPQKWADLLAKIRQKTAHTNNSQPITAEEPTGGPTGRGKGGDAGRHEGDDDAESGRAEGAGVEAETEGSSVDDSDLQEEGLQPIHPVLTETHTQTKTDTETDTEIKTGTERSTETQTDIENETETHIQTVTNPETRKEPVTSPPISGTNEIVPELGEGDVQEANPNPSRTRPQNPRQGLFPNLVPNSRPQSPWNARRRIGQRRRIINRPRGQPLTPPRPLPDPTNPRSQTATPDTTTDQINMLSQASTTTSPVILLTRSDHIRTASNGVALNPLSPTVSNNLGVSISKPASPSLTPSPSSLTSLSPSHTKTHIDMMTHSANIPDTAESTLFNTPTPAPTNSDAAIVQTHVPDTPGGTHTHGIQTHTKTHTASDKHVDRPPSKHSEEQERNLLGVPPSTTLKNTHSTSSAGSTTSTSTTTASEDTLSTTATITPMTTSPITSTITTVIIPTSTSPTTFTTTTTATSTTISFKAVPTTPIPTSTTTTATTTKTTTPTTSTRITISAKTSPTTTTATPSTPSTTTSTMTPTSTTASSRERPSAGQVDPRGRPVSGAPSQSRRPTDWKNPGANSIPDSHSSRPQLPPSPSLPAAPGAPVVRSRPRIADPHIRTVSFPAESTGRLACEAQGEPKPSITWTKVATGAVMSIHSRAQRFEVLPNGTLVIQNVQLQDRGTYICSAHSFLGRDRLLTTLEVWTRPPRMQLASYRESTIHQGGEVHLECQADGVPTPLLSWVLPDRTVLTSIAPSTSRITLDTNGTLHISVTSPSDRGVYRCVASNSAGAASASVRVHVSSLPPVIQQPRDEHLLLYPGRLVYAHCSARGAPPPTLRWRIPDGTLVRPSQFLHGNLFVLPNGTLHVIRVGPKDSGIYECTASNAVGTDKRTVRIEIEGGAEGERRQGGARNEGAKAVSTEKPSSSSSLHKDRTLSIPSHPSNPFNPPRLSPPSLLDRSRTLPLPPSTSHSSSYPHQPNSANPPPKINKTVTSSPTHLTNINKTKPSSLSPPFQVPTNNTKVSPGIVNNTRVTSSSPSDKSRASAVLQPLPVSPFSKARIVSTSPSITTVHYGWILQLHCSVTGNPSPIIIWRTPNRKLVDMNFSFDRRLKVHPNGTLSVQAVTEKDAGDYLCIARNKVADDYRLLRVSVATKPAKIEPKQPLNQMVLFGKPLKVDCQASGLPDPAVRWSLPDGTMVNSVLQGEDRGGRARRLTVFDNGTLLVPAVGMGQEGEYTCYAENQGGQDTMKVKVKVMMTSPPTFTDDRSYHVIKVRQGTNTKIRCLATGDPAPTVTWFSPTRRVIPQSLGSGFYLERVVVVSDGTLEVRLAQKIDTGNYTCRASNSAGERSMVVGLEVEATNHGLNGQVGGRAWSASNGPGSGHTSRSRDNNNKAGISQYGFTNGVTSKPGSNNSSNNGYNDNNGGIRNIVPNTGVSIATSGFNPALRSDSRNGFNRPVSGITTQHGSSVISVGVSGAQNIGIKADNIGINRNGPGIMSSSNKVGNSQSTVRESVERNPGTNNNEVIVGKVINDANTTRDSGSGSAISRNVGGFSSSVSNNGVGAGSLGRSSSGVTNDNSRISVGLSSTGIAVSNKGIKSSTNTVGVVTTVKQRAVKGQTVLLPCPSQGSPPPRLAWLLPGNGVLPAPYYGSRLTVHRNGSLELRGVRASDGGTLVCVVRGERGETRIQVKLEVFEPQEETRSPHRGPAVERTVQESAGLIEAPRSGASLNSAQSLSSRPVVPETLHPRIPVTQKPLHRGPYLPAAPRPVGPPPPPVPEPAVSTRTAPLVSIINGETLRLPCPASQTHGYTQGSLSWTMPSGKVLSRGESGDPGRYLVQEDGTLTVQQASVFDRGTYTCRSTSQSSVSVITVPVIVIAYPPRITTGPSPVTYTRPGVAVELPCLTIATPRATVTWETPDLTQLRVMGQARIYGNRYLSPQGSLVIQNPTSRDTGFYRCMAKNVIGVDTKATYLHVI